The Bacteroidota bacterium genome includes a region encoding these proteins:
- a CDS encoding C25 family cysteine peptidase, whose product MRSWSFPLSLALLTGLVAGLLAAPTAAQTQADGYDPSWYVAGQPHVKLSVVEDGLYRVTGAELAAAGASGIDLATLALIENGRRIPVHLDGNTTGPMQAADALVFVGRQNRGDDELWAYNDGTAPTQSDPALQSSDHFSLFTDTTSYWLTWNGAPSPRYETLGAEAFAEGALTRNIQRDTVLAEVDGNNYYPGDPAQFRAGHPFYTRGEGYYWRRLRHFESGGEIVFEPTVAASFIDRTSPDPLLVRAKFNGASGAQHDVRLDVEVDTGGGVLGYVELGRVGWSNYAFAEVAGSFDAATVPPGNQLRFRITSTSPGAVNSIVDLDYIEVISTRALRLEGGIARVAAVPGRYEFILRGSTEVPVAYDPATLRRIELRQLGNSVRFTNDIAAPSILWVAESSGYASVADIAAVVQSDLASTANAADYLIVTPAALRPSAEAHAAYRRTAAGGGHTVAIVDLRDVFDQFDYGRATPVALRRFIRQTKAWSQPPRFLLLWGDDIYRFRTDPQPAWWLPSYGNAVSDAWFAMQSEGPGDLTEIIAIGRVPLRTNAEGALFTGKVQRSESAAPSDWQKRAILMSGGNGAGEQRDFRAYIQGVGARVSDRPVGADTVFFHKTSDEVLDTSLQDSIRVAIQDGAAFLTYLGHSAAETWEIVIDDPEDFSNEDRLPVVFSLGCRTGNFAALSDRGTLAERLVLGSEAGSIAHWGTSEIARVPETRAISDFAHQVIFSESREGDADTTRALGLALQEAKRRYATTFGFGGVSYYPVKHLLQYGLIGDPASRIVLPSEPDLAVAEADLRISPAAPLVEDGMLTADVRVRNRGLVPLDSLTVTVRQERPSRGDTLVSRRLAPFGIDTTFAIPLPLAEGDAGTHFVSVTADALSEISEFDETNNLVSRKPHVVFSNGLAVVFPQDFATVDARQPRLRVSLASPRAAQGAAVLFEIDRVPTFDSPAKQSSTSIPIRNAHADWSPAEALPDGQPAYWRARLDAPDQVNNWVGGRLLVQTSDVPGRWTMTGDLFDAVATDGFLVREDDAWAFSDYRVNVQTNAEAEDTSRKGQFVVNSGSPILRLTPGFGVLIIDGTFGTVRGSGYGAPYAAGQEEAALVTLDSLVNRVAVPGDYIFVRTRNLFQSGPVPDALKTLLQSLGSEAAPSLNYEDMLLLVTQKDEPGTTWERVVPDGPEQPDFVLLDTTLTFQNPAGQLTSPRIGPAKAWRTLTLDTDVGSQPAFVSVDVLAANGSVLIGDLRSPTADLSGIDARAHPFLTLRATLSDVSQQSTPQLRQWQVIYDPVPELVLDPDLFALPTEALAEGEPLRFEVPVRNLSLVAPDSVRVRATLTDPDNEQIEILVTSRRDVLPDSVVMVPVEAVTVGRVGQNGIQAEASQPTLTESLTYNNALVGDFRVAADATEPMLRVMIDGTEVRNGPERVFNTQDPAIPFVSARPRIQVSLTDSNPFLRLDDPGAFSLTLNDEEVDPAAVIFEAATGEENEARLTFEPTTSLSDTLHTLTIEARDATGNPARIANVLDREIGGPAPMDSTTYRAYFRVQSEMELESVFPYPNPMVSSTRFLFRLRGADAALVEDLRIRIYTINGRLIRELRPLECLDASNCLPGARIGWNDVAWDGRDEDGDLVASGVYLYQVFLRADGQNLTPSNDPIGKIAVIR is encoded by the coding sequence ATGCGATCCTGGTCTTTCCCCCTCAGCCTAGCACTCCTCACAGGGCTCGTTGCTGGGCTGCTCGCCGCTCCCACCGCGGCCCAGACGCAAGCCGATGGCTACGACCCGTCGTGGTACGTGGCCGGCCAGCCGCACGTCAAGCTCTCGGTCGTCGAGGACGGCCTCTACCGCGTCACCGGCGCGGAGCTAGCGGCTGCGGGCGCCTCCGGGATCGACCTCGCCACGCTCGCCCTCATCGAGAACGGACGGCGCATCCCCGTCCACCTCGACGGCAACACCACGGGCCCGATGCAGGCCGCCGACGCCCTCGTCTTCGTCGGCCGCCAAAACCGGGGCGACGACGAACTCTGGGCCTACAACGACGGAACGGCTCCCACCCAATCCGACCCCGCCCTCCAGAGCAGCGACCACTTCAGCCTCTTCACCGACACGACGTCCTATTGGCTGACCTGGAACGGCGCGCCCAGCCCGCGCTACGAGACGCTCGGTGCTGAGGCCTTCGCCGAGGGCGCCCTTACCCGCAACATCCAGCGCGACACGGTGCTCGCGGAGGTCGACGGAAACAACTACTACCCAGGTGATCCGGCTCAATTCCGCGCCGGGCATCCGTTCTACACACGCGGCGAGGGCTACTACTGGCGCCGCCTCCGGCATTTCGAGTCGGGCGGCGAAATCGTCTTCGAGCCTACCGTGGCGGCGTCGTTCATCGACCGAACGTCTCCCGACCCGTTGCTCGTCCGCGCGAAGTTCAACGGGGCCTCCGGTGCCCAGCACGACGTACGCCTCGACGTCGAGGTGGACACGGGCGGCGGTGTGCTCGGCTATGTAGAGTTGGGGCGCGTCGGCTGGAGCAACTATGCCTTCGCCGAGGTGGCGGGCTCCTTCGACGCCGCGACCGTACCTCCGGGCAACCAACTTCGCTTCCGCATCACCTCGACCTCGCCGGGGGCTGTCAACAGCATCGTGGACCTCGACTACATCGAGGTGATCTCCACGCGGGCGCTTCGGCTCGAAGGGGGCATCGCGCGCGTTGCGGCGGTGCCCGGACGCTACGAGTTCATCCTGCGCGGCTCCACCGAAGTCCCCGTTGCCTACGACCCCGCCACCCTACGCCGGATCGAGCTGCGCCAACTCGGCAACTCGGTACGCTTCACCAACGACATCGCGGCCCCCTCGATCCTCTGGGTCGCCGAGTCGAGCGGCTATGCGAGCGTCGCCGACATCGCGGCCGTTGTCCAGAGCGACCTCGCGAGCACGGCCAACGCCGCTGACTACCTGATCGTAACGCCTGCGGCACTCCGGCCGAGCGCCGAAGCCCACGCCGCATACCGTCGCACGGCGGCGGGCGGCGGCCACACCGTAGCCATCGTGGACCTGCGCGACGTGTTCGACCAGTTCGACTATGGCCGGGCGACGCCGGTGGCTCTTCGCCGCTTCATTCGCCAGACGAAGGCCTGGAGCCAGCCCCCCCGCTTCCTCCTCCTATGGGGCGACGACATCTACCGATTCCGCACCGATCCGCAGCCCGCGTGGTGGCTGCCGTCCTACGGCAATGCCGTCTCCGACGCTTGGTTTGCCATGCAGAGCGAGGGGCCGGGCGACCTTACCGAGATCATCGCCATCGGGCGTGTCCCGCTGCGCACCAACGCGGAGGGCGCGCTCTTCACCGGCAAGGTGCAACGCAGCGAAAGCGCCGCGCCCTCCGACTGGCAGAAGCGGGCCATCCTCATGTCTGGTGGCAACGGCGCGGGCGAGCAGCGCGACTTCCGCGCCTACATCCAAGGCGTCGGTGCCCGCGTCTCGGATCGCCCCGTGGGTGCCGACACCGTCTTCTTCCACAAGACGTCGGACGAAGTCCTCGACACCTCGCTGCAGGACTCGATCCGCGTGGCGATCCAGGACGGCGCCGCGTTCCTGACCTACCTCGGCCACTCTGCCGCTGAGACGTGGGAGATCGTCATCGACGACCCGGAGGACTTCAGCAACGAGGACCGCCTGCCCGTCGTGTTCTCGCTGGGCTGCCGGACGGGCAACTTCGCCGCGCTATCCGACCGCGGGACGCTCGCCGAGCGCCTCGTGCTGGGCTCGGAGGCGGGGAGCATCGCGCACTGGGGCACCTCCGAGATCGCGCGCGTGCCCGAAACCCGCGCCATCAGCGACTTCGCGCACCAGGTCATCTTCAGCGAGTCGCGCGAGGGCGACGCCGACACCACGCGCGCGCTCGGGCTGGCCCTCCAGGAGGCCAAGCGCCGCTACGCCACCACGTTTGGCTTCGGCGGCGTGTCCTACTACCCCGTGAAGCACCTGCTTCAGTACGGCCTCATCGGCGACCCGGCTTCGCGCATCGTCCTGCCGAGCGAGCCCGACCTTGCTGTCGCCGAGGCGGACCTCCGCATCAGCCCGGCCGCGCCCCTCGTCGAAGACGGTATGCTCACGGCCGATGTCCGCGTGCGCAACCGCGGGCTCGTCCCGCTCGACTCACTCACCGTCACGGTCCGCCAGGAGCGCCCGAGCCGCGGCGACACCCTCGTCAGCCGCCGGCTGGCCCCGTTCGGCATCGACACCACGTTTGCGATTCCGCTGCCGCTCGCCGAGGGCGACGCGGGTACGCACTTCGTCTCTGTGACGGCGGATGCGCTGAGCGAGATCAGCGAGTTCGACGAGACAAACAACCTCGTCAGCCGCAAGCCGCACGTCGTGTTCTCGAACGGCCTCGCGGTCGTTTTCCCGCAGGATTTCGCGACGGTCGATGCCCGGCAGCCGCGCCTCCGCGTGTCGCTGGCGAGCCCCCGTGCCGCTCAGGGCGCAGCCGTCCTCTTCGAGATCGACCGGGTGCCCACCTTCGACTCGCCCGCGAAGCAGAGCTCGACATCGATCCCCATCCGCAACGCGCACGCCGACTGGAGCCCGGCAGAGGCGCTGCCCGACGGTCAGCCTGCCTACTGGCGCGCTCGCCTGGACGCCCCCGACCAGGTCAACAACTGGGTAGGCGGACGCCTGCTCGTTCAGACCAGCGACGTACCGGGCCGCTGGACGATGACCGGCGACCTCTTCGACGCGGTCGCCACCGATGGCTTCCTCGTACGCGAGGACGACGCCTGGGCCTTCAGCGACTACCGCGTCAACGTGCAGACCAACGCCGAGGCAGAGGACACGTCGCGCAAGGGGCAGTTCGTGGTCAACAGCGGCTCGCCCATCCTGCGTCTGACGCCCGGCTTTGGCGTGCTCATCATTGACGGCACGTTTGGGACCGTCCGGGGCTCCGGCTACGGCGCGCCCTACGCCGCCGGCCAGGAGGAAGCCGCCCTCGTCACCCTCGACTCGCTCGTCAACCGGGTCGCTGTGCCAGGGGACTACATCTTCGTGCGCACGCGCAACCTCTTCCAGAGCGGCCCCGTGCCCGACGCCCTCAAGACGCTTCTGCAGTCGCTCGGATCGGAGGCGGCGCCGTCGCTCAACTACGAGGACATGCTCCTGCTCGTGACGCAGAAGGACGAGCCGGGCACCACCTGGGAGCGGGTCGTCCCCGACGGACCGGAGCAGCCCGATTTCGTGCTCCTCGACACGACGCTGACGTTCCAGAACCCAGCGGGTCAGCTCACGAGCCCACGCATCGGCCCGGCGAAGGCGTGGCGCACGCTCACGCTCGACACGGACGTGGGAAGCCAGCCCGCGTTCGTCTCCGTCGATGTGCTCGCCGCCAACGGCTCGGTGCTGATTGGCGACCTCCGGAGCCCCACGGCTGACCTGAGCGGCATCGACGCACGGGCGCACCCGTTCCTGACGCTGCGGGCGACGCTCTCCGACGTGAGCCAGCAGAGCACCCCGCAGCTACGCCAGTGGCAGGTCATCTACGATCCCGTTCCCGAACTCGTCCTCGACCCGGATCTCTTCGCATTGCCGACGGAGGCCCTCGCGGAGGGCGAGCCACTCCGGTTCGAGGTCCCGGTGCGCAACCTCAGCCTCGTCGCCCCCGACTCCGTGCGGGTCCGCGCGACGCTCACCGACCCGGACAACGAGCAGATCGAAATCCTGGTGACGAGTCGCCGCGACGTACTGCCAGACTCGGTCGTCATGGTACCCGTCGAGGCCGTCACCGTGGGGCGTGTTGGGCAGAACGGCATCCAGGCCGAGGCGAGCCAGCCGACGCTCACGGAGTCGCTGACCTACAACAACGCGCTCGTGGGCGACTTCCGGGTCGCGGCGGACGCTACCGAGCCGATGCTGCGCGTGATGATCGACGGCACGGAGGTCCGCAACGGACCGGAGCGGGTCTTCAACACGCAGGACCCAGCGATTCCGTTTGTCTCAGCGAGGCCACGCATCCAGGTCTCGCTCACCGACTCGAACCCGTTCCTCCGCCTCGACGACCCCGGAGCCTTCTCGCTCACCCTCAACGACGAAGAGGTCGATCCCGCTGCCGTGATCTTCGAGGCTGCCACCGGCGAGGAGAACGAGGCCCGCCTCACCTTTGAACCCACGACGTCGCTCTCGGACACGCTGCACACGCTCACCATCGAGGCGCGCGACGCCACCGGCAACCCAGCCCGCATCGCCAACGTGCTCGACCGCGAGATCGGCGGCCCGGCCCCGATGGACTCGACGACCTACCGCGCCTACTTCCGCGTGCAGTCGGAGATGGAGTTGGAGAGCGTCTTCCCCTACCCCAACCCGATGGTGTCGTCCACGCGCTTCCTGTTCCGCCTGCGCGGGGCTGACGCCGCGCTCGTGGAGGACCTGCGCATCCGGATCTACACCATCAACGGCCGCCTCATCCGCGAGCTTCGTCCGCTGGAGTGCCTCGACGCGAGCAACTGCCTTCCGGGCGCCCGCATCGGCTGGAACGATGTGGCCTGGGACGGGCGCGACGAGGACGGTGACCTCGTGGCGAGTGGGGTCTACCTCTACCAAGTCTTCCTCCGCGCCGATGGGCAAAACCTCACGCCGAGCAACGACCCCATCGGCAAGATTGCTGTGATCCGGTAG
- the hutH gene encoding histidine ammonia-lyase produces the protein MVIYTNTSVLTIPHLYADLDASIAALRADAGRVAAARDVVEGALGSGATYYGINTGFGALARVRVSDADLERLQHNLIVSHAVGVGPRVPKEVARLMLRLKVHALGLGHSGVSPATFDRLLTFAECDLVPVMPSRGSLGASGDLAPLAHLALPLLGRGRFWDDDGKHARPAEEVLAEHDLDPLTLGAKDGLALINGTQMMSAYGAFVLERAHHLVKAADILAAMSLEALQGSATPFDPRIQAVRPHRGQGLVAENVRQLLAGSEILESHRDCGKVQDPYSLRCVPQVHGASRDALAHAASVIEVEINSVTDNPLVFSEGDPPIVSGGNFHGQPLALALDYAAIALAELASIAERRVYLLVEGNDGLPVFLMKETGLNSGFMMPQYTAAALVSENKVLCHPASVDSIPSSRGQEDHVSMGSVSALKCFDVLANVERVLAIELLTAAQALDYRAPLRPGRGVEVAHRLLRDHVSHREADEDFQRDGTRCLALLQSGNLVRTVEAEVGPLR, from the coding sequence ATGGTCATCTATACAAACACCTCTGTGCTCACCATTCCGCATCTGTACGCAGATCTCGATGCCAGCATCGCAGCGCTGCGAGCCGACGCGGGGCGGGTGGCGGCAGCAAGAGACGTCGTGGAGGGCGCGCTCGGGAGCGGGGCGACGTACTATGGCATCAACACCGGCTTCGGCGCGCTGGCGCGGGTGCGCGTCTCGGACGCCGACCTCGAACGGCTCCAGCACAACCTCATCGTCTCGCACGCTGTGGGCGTCGGGCCGCGCGTCCCCAAAGAAGTTGCTCGGCTCATGCTGCGGCTGAAGGTGCACGCCCTCGGCCTCGGCCACTCGGGGGTCTCTCCCGCGACGTTCGACCGGCTGCTCACCTTCGCCGAGTGCGACCTCGTGCCGGTGATGCCGAGCCGGGGCAGCCTCGGGGCGTCGGGCGACCTCGCGCCGCTGGCCCACCTCGCGTTGCCACTTCTCGGGCGCGGCCGGTTCTGGGATGACGACGGAAAACACGCGCGACCCGCTGAGGAGGTCCTCGCCGAACACGATCTCGACCCGCTCACGCTGGGGGCCAAGGATGGCCTCGCCCTCATCAACGGCACCCAGATGATGAGCGCCTACGGGGCCTTCGTGCTGGAACGGGCGCATCACCTCGTCAAGGCCGCTGATATTCTCGCGGCGATGTCGCTCGAAGCGCTGCAAGGCTCTGCGACGCCGTTCGATCCGCGCATCCAGGCCGTGCGTCCGCATCGCGGGCAAGGCCTCGTGGCTGAGAACGTGCGCCAGTTGCTCGCGGGCAGCGAGATCCTGGAGAGCCACCGCGACTGCGGCAAGGTGCAGGACCCGTATTCGCTCCGCTGCGTGCCGCAGGTCCACGGGGCCAGCCGCGATGCCCTAGCCCATGCGGCCTCCGTCATTGAGGTCGAGATCAACAGCGTCACGGACAACCCGCTCGTCTTCAGTGAAGGAGACCCACCTATCGTCTCAGGCGGCAACTTCCACGGGCAACCACTCGCGCTGGCGCTCGACTATGCCGCCATCGCGCTCGCCGAACTCGCCAGCATCGCCGAGCGGCGGGTCTACCTCCTCGTCGAAGGCAACGACGGACTGCCGGTCTTCCTGATGAAGGAGACGGGGCTGAACTCCGGGTTTATGATGCCGCAGTACACCGCCGCGGCGCTCGTCTCGGAGAACAAGGTGCTCTGCCATCCCGCCTCCGTCGACTCGATCCCGTCGAGCCGCGGGCAGGAGGACCATGTGTCGATGGGCAGCGTCTCGGCGCTGAAGTGCTTCGACGTGCTCGCCAACGTGGAGCGGGTGCTCGCCATCGAACTCCTCACGGCGGCGCAGGCGCTCGACTACCGCGCGCCGCTGCGGCCCGGGCGCGGCGTTGAGGTCGCCCACCGCCTCCTCCGCGACCACGTCTCCCACCGCGAGGCCGACGAAGACTTCCAGCGCGACGGCACCCGCTGCCTCGCTCTCCTCCAGTCGGGCAACCTCGTACGCACCGTCGAGGCCGAAGTCGGCCCGCTACGCTGA
- the hutI gene encoding imidazolonepropionase, protein MPVLTDIATLATCRADGGQAAIYTVPDAALVWADNTIQWAGPRAKLPAEYAAWERQSAGGRLVTPGLVDCHTHLAFGGWRADEFAARIRGTSYLDIARTGGGIASTVRATRAASEADLVTRAASFLDAMRTLGVTTVEAKSGYGLTVTDELKTLRVYRRLSETQPTRIVSTCLAAHIVPPEYADDRDAYVRLITDEILPQVADEGIARFCDVFVEDTAFTPDEARTIFSAARRHGLRAKLHADQLTDTGGAALAAEVRAVSADHLECVSNDGIAAMAEAGVVAVSLPLATLYLHVATLPARRLIDAGVAVAVATDFNPGSAPSYHLPFALTLACTLQRMTPAEALKGATVYAARAIGMEAEVGSLEPGKRADFAVIDAPDVDHWLYHLRANACVRTVIGGETVWEADG, encoded by the coding sequence ATGCCCGTCCTCACCGACATCGCCACGCTCGCGACGTGCCGTGCCGACGGCGGCCAAGCAGCGATTTACACGGTTCCCGATGCGGCGCTCGTGTGGGCCGACAACACGATCCAGTGGGCTGGGCCGCGCGCTAAGCTCCCGGCCGAGTACGCCGCGTGGGAGCGGCAATCGGCAGGCGGGCGGCTCGTGACCCCCGGCCTGGTCGATTGTCACACCCACCTCGCGTTTGGTGGGTGGCGGGCCGACGAGTTTGCGGCGCGCATTCGCGGGACGAGCTACCTCGACATCGCCCGCACGGGCGGCGGCATCGCCTCAACGGTCCGGGCCACACGGGCGGCGAGCGAAGCTGACCTCGTGACACGTGCGGCAAGCTTCCTCGACGCGATGCGCACGCTTGGCGTCACGACCGTCGAGGCGAAATCAGGCTACGGGCTGACCGTCACCGACGAACTCAAAACGCTGCGGGTGTACCGACGGCTCAGCGAGACGCAGCCGACGCGGATCGTATCGACGTGCCTCGCCGCGCACATCGTCCCGCCGGAGTATGCCGATGATCGCGACGCGTACGTGCGGCTCATCACGGACGAGATCCTCCCGCAGGTCGCCGACGAAGGCATCGCGCGCTTCTGCGATGTGTTCGTGGAAGACACGGCGTTTACGCCCGACGAAGCGCGGACGATCTTCTCTGCTGCAAGACGGCACGGCCTCCGCGCGAAGCTGCACGCCGATCAACTCACCGATACCGGCGGGGCCGCCCTCGCCGCCGAGGTGCGCGCCGTGAGTGCCGACCATCTTGAATGCGTCTCCAACGACGGCATTGCGGCGATGGCTGAGGCAGGCGTGGTCGCCGTCTCGCTGCCGCTGGCGACGCTCTACCTCCACGTCGCCACACTCCCCGCGCGGCGCCTCATCGACGCGGGCGTGGCCGTGGCCGTGGCGACCGACTTCAACCCGGGCAGCGCGCCGAGCTACCACTTGCCGTTCGCGCTCACGCTCGCATGCACGCTGCAGCGGATGACTCCGGCTGAGGCGCTGAAGGGCGCTACCGTCTATGCGGCTCGCGCCATCGGCATGGAGGCCGAGGTCGGCTCGCTAGAACCGGGTAAGCGCGCCGACTTCGCCGTGATCGACGCGCCGGACGTGGACCACTGGCTCTACCACCTCCGCGCGAACGCCTGCGTGCGCACCGTGATCGGCGGCGAAACCGTCTGGGAAGCCGATGGCTGA
- the hutU gene encoding urocanate hydratase, which translates to MLTTEPTLAPAIRAPRGTALSCQGWHQEAALRMLMNNLDPEVAERPDDLVVYGGSGKAARNWPSYHAIVATLKRLQNDETLLVQSGKPVGVFRTHDEAPRVLIANSHLVPKWATWDEFRRLEALGLTMYGQMTAGSWIYIGTQGILQGTYETFAECARQHFGGTLEGRLVVTAGLGGMGGAQPLAATMNGAAFLSIEIDPQRILRRVETGYCDRMETNLDTALSAVLDAKAKGEALSVGLVGNVAEVLPELVRRGVVPDVVTDQTSAHDLRVGYLPAGHTLDTGNAFRVRDPEGYDNAVLDSMEAHIDAMLALQHAGAIVFDYGNNLRGQVADRRGRTEAFDIPGFVPEFIRPLFCRGSGPFRWAALSGNPADIAATDQAILEAFPKKDALARWIRKAQDHVHFQGLPARICWLEYGERAEMGARFNWLVEKGKVEAPLVIGRDHLDTGSVASPNRETEAMLDGSDAIGDWPLLNALLNTACGASWVSLHHGGGVGIGYSMHSGMVCVADGTASASRRLERVLTADPGTGVMRHADAGYDLAIDTANERGVDLPMVNGAMPSEPE; encoded by the coding sequence ATGCTGACGACCGAGCCGACGCTCGCCCCGGCGATCCGTGCGCCGCGCGGGACCGCCCTCTCGTGCCAGGGCTGGCACCAGGAAGCCGCCCTCCGGATGCTCATGAACAACCTCGACCCCGAGGTGGCCGAGCGCCCTGACGACCTCGTGGTCTACGGCGGCAGCGGCAAGGCCGCGCGCAACTGGCCGAGCTACCACGCCATCGTTGCAACGCTGAAGCGGCTCCAGAACGACGAGACGCTGCTCGTCCAGAGCGGCAAGCCGGTCGGTGTGTTTCGTACGCACGACGAGGCCCCGCGCGTGCTGATCGCCAACAGCCACCTCGTCCCGAAGTGGGCGACGTGGGATGAGTTTCGCCGCCTCGAAGCGCTCGGTCTCACGATGTACGGCCAGATGACGGCGGGGTCATGGATCTACATCGGCACACAGGGCATCCTCCAGGGCACCTACGAGACGTTTGCCGAGTGCGCGCGCCAGCACTTTGGCGGGACGCTCGAAGGCCGACTCGTCGTCACGGCGGGCCTCGGCGGCATGGGTGGCGCGCAACCGCTCGCGGCAACGATGAACGGCGCGGCCTTCCTCAGCATCGAGATCGATCCGCAGCGCATCCTGCGTCGCGTCGAGACGGGCTACTGCGACCGCATGGAAACCAACCTCGACACCGCGCTCAGCGCCGTCCTCGATGCGAAGGCGAAAGGCGAGGCGCTCTCGGTCGGGCTTGTGGGCAACGTAGCCGAGGTGCTGCCGGAGCTGGTACGGCGCGGAGTCGTGCCCGATGTGGTCACCGACCAGACGAGCGCGCACGATCTCCGCGTGGGCTACCTCCCCGCCGGACACACGCTCGATACGGGGAACGCTTTTCGCGTCCGCGACCCCGAGGGCTACGACAACGCCGTCCTGGACAGCATGGAGGCCCACATCGACGCGATGCTCGCGTTGCAACACGCTGGCGCCATCGTGTTCGATTACGGCAACAACCTCCGGGGACAAGTCGCCGACCGTCGCGGTCGCACCGAGGCGTTCGACATCCCTGGCTTCGTTCCGGAGTTTATCCGCCCCCTCTTCTGCCGGGGCTCGGGGCCGTTCCGTTGGGCCGCGCTCTCCGGCAACCCGGCTGACATCGCCGCGACCGACCAGGCGATCCTGGAGGCCTTTCCCAAGAAGGACGCCCTCGCGCGGTGGATCCGCAAGGCGCAGGACCACGTCCACTTCCAGGGCCTCCCCGCCCGCATCTGCTGGCTCGAATACGGCGAGCGCGCCGAGATGGGGGCGCGGTTCAACTGGCTCGTCGAGAAGGGCAAGGTTGAGGCGCCGCTCGTGATCGGGCGCGACCACCTCGACACGGGCTCCGTCGCGAGCCCCAACCGCGAGACCGAGGCGATGCTGGACGGCTCCGACGCCATCGGCGACTGGCCGCTCCTGAACGCGCTGCTCAACACGGCCTGCGGCGCGAGTTGGGTGAGCCTCCACCACGGCGGCGGCGTCGGCATCGGCTACTCGATGCACAGCGGCATGGTCTGCGTGGCCGACGGCACCGCGAGCGCATCTCGTCGCCTGGAGCGCGTCCTCACCGCCGACCCCGGCACTGGCGTCATGCGCCACGCCGACGCGGGCTACGACCTCGCCATCGACACCGCCAACGAGCGCGGCGTCGACCTGCCGATGGTGAATGGGGCGATGCCGTCCGAGCCAGAGTAA
- a CDS encoding TIGR01777 family oxidoreductase yields the protein MKVILAGGSGQLGTLLARDFHADGHEVVVLSRSPGSAEPWRVVGWDAQSLGAWAAELDGADAVVNLAGRSVDCRYTPENRRLMMDSRVASTRVVGKAISQAKAPPPVWLQMSTATIYAHCYDAPNDEATGLIGGTEPDAPASWRFSIDVAQAWERTLAEADTPHTRKVALRAAVVMSADRGGIFDTLLGLVRRGLGGTSGDGRQYVSWLHGDDFVRAVRWLIEQDEINGPVNLAAPHPLPNAAFMRALRDAWGTRIGLPATAWMLEVGAFFLRTESELVLKSRRVTPGRLLAHGFTFEHPTWPEAARALCRDWRARHA from the coding sequence ATGAAGGTCATCCTAGCCGGAGGCAGCGGCCAACTCGGCACGCTCCTCGCCCGCGACTTCCACGCCGACGGGCACGAGGTCGTCGTGCTGAGCCGGTCGCCGGGCAGCGCTGAGCCGTGGCGCGTGGTCGGCTGGGACGCGCAGTCGCTCGGGGCATGGGCAGCCGAACTCGACGGCGCGGATGCGGTGGTGAACCTCGCGGGGCGCAGCGTCGACTGCCGCTACACGCCCGAGAACCGCCGCCTCATGATGGACTCGCGGGTCGCCTCGACACGGGTCGTCGGCAAGGCCATCTCGCAGGCGAAGGCCCCGCCGCCCGTGTGGCTCCAGATGAGCACGGCGACGATCTACGCCCACTGCTATGACGCGCCCAACGACGAGGCGACCGGCCTGATCGGCGGCACCGAGCCCGACGCGCCTGCGTCGTGGCGCTTCAGCATCGACGTGGCGCAGGCGTGGGAGCGCACGCTCGCCGAGGCCGACACGCCGCACACCCGCAAGGTGGCCCTCCGCGCTGCTGTGGTAATGAGCGCCGACCGTGGCGGCATCTTCGACACGCTGCTCGGACTCGTCCGCCGCGGCCTAGGCGGCACCTCGGGCGACGGGCGGCAGTACGTCTCCTGGCTCCACGGCGACGACTTCGTGCGGGCCGTCCGCTGGCTGATTGAGCAAGACGAGATCAACGGCCCCGTTAATCTCGCGGCACCGCACCCACTGCCGAACGCCGCGTTTATGCGGGCGCTGCGCGACGCCTGGGGCACCCGAATCGGCCTGCCAGCGACTGCGTGGATGCTCGAAGTCGGCGCGTTCTTCTTGCGGACCGAGAGCGAACTCGTCCTCAAGAGCCGCCGCGTCACACCGGGTCGCCTGCTGGCGCACGGCTTCACGTTCGAGCACCCAACCTGGCCTGAAGCCGCCCGCGCACTCTGTAGAGACTGGCGAGCGCGCCATGCTTGA
- a CDS encoding GIY-YIG nuclease family protein, with product MKPATVYILASRRNGTLYVGVTSDLARRVWEHKQGSIPGFTKRYSVTRLVYIEEYDDIQDAMVRERRLKKWNCAWKLELIEEANPGWRDLYELIADRVL from the coding sequence ATGAAACCTGCCACCGTCTACATCCTCGCCTCCCGCCGCAACGGCACGTTGTATGTCGGGGTGACGAGCGACCTCGCGCGACGTGTTTGGGAGCACAAGCAGGGCAGCATCCCCGGCTTCACGAAGAGGTATAGCGTGACGCGTCTCGTGTACATCGAGGAATATGACGACATCCAGGACGCGATGGTGCGGGAGCGTCGGCTGAAGAAGTGGAACTGCGCTTGGAAGCTGGAACTCATCGAGGAGGCGAATCCGGGGTGGCGGGATCTATACGAGTTGATCGCGGACCGGGTGCTTTAG